In the Dendrosporobacter quercicolus genome, AGGCGGTACTACCGAAATTGTATTGGTGACCGGACCGGATCGTCAGGCCGGCCGTATTACGCTGCTGGGCGGCAGTAATGATTTGCAGGCCGGACAATTTGTTGACCGGATTGGCGTGGCTTTGCAGCTTCCCTTTCCGGCCGGGCGGCATCTGGAGCAGCTTGCCCGGGGCTATCATGCTGCTGCTGCGCCGGTGCCGGTAGCGGCAGACGGCCTCCAGGTCAGTTTTTCCGGCCCGGCCAGCCATTGCCTGCGCCTGCTGGACAAGGGGGCTGATCCGCCGGCCGTTGCCGCCGGAGTGGAGCTTTGTATTGCAGGGACACTGAGCCAAATGGTGATTGCAGCGATGCGGCAAACCGGGGTCCTGGAGGTTCTGCTGGTTGGCGGAGTAATGTCCAATCTGTTTATCCGGGAGACAATTGTCGGCAAATTAAGGGATTTTTCCGGCCAGGTGAAGGTCTACCTGCCGGAACCGGCGTATAGTCCTGACAATGCGGTTGGGGCAGCCTTCTTTGCCTTGCAGCAAAGCACATAATCCGCTCTCCGGGCATATGATACATAAATTCATATGCACATGCGGAGGTGAAATGGAATGGTGACCTATATTTTGATCGGCGCGCTGATTGGCGTTATTGTGGGCCACATTATTCCGCCGGGTCATTTTTTCTGGTTTATTATTGGAGGTATCGGCGGTTATATCGGGCAGTGTTATATCAGTCGTAAGTACAAAAACTTTTAACCAGACTTTTGTCTGGTTTTTTCGTTATGATTAGTATATCATTAGATAAGAATTTGTTATTATTTAGAAAGAGCATATCATTATGTAGCTAAGGGTGAGCCAATTGAGTATTTATAGTGTAACTGAGATTACCAGATACATAAAAGAGCTTTTTGACGGCAGCAGAACGTTAAGAGCGGTTTTCGTCCGCGGTGAAATATCTAATTTTAAGCGTCACTATTCCGGACACTGCTACTTTACGCTGAAGGATAATGGCGCGACGATCAGAGCGGTTATGTTTAAAAGCAAAGCGCAGTTTGTAAAATTTACTCCTGTCGATGGGTTAAAAGTGGTGGCAGGCGGTTATATTACGGTATTTGAACGTGACGGGCAATACCAGCTTTATGTGGAGCAGCTTCTGCCGGAAGGGGTTGGCGAGCTCAGTCTGGCTTTTGCCCAGCTTAAGGACAAGCTGGCGGACGAAGGCCTGTTTGATGAAAACCGCAAGCAGCGTTTGCCGCTCCTGCCCCGGGTAGTGGGCGTTATTACCTCACCGGCCGGTGCAGCGCTGCGGGATATTGTCACCGTTGCCAAAAGACGTCACGCCGGCGTGCGGTTATGCCTGCTGCCTGTGCTGGTGCAGGGTCCCGAAGCGCCCAGGCAAATTGTGAACGCACTGAATTTCTTTAATGAAAGCTACCCTGTTGACGTTATTATTGCCGGACGCGGCGGGGGATCAATTGAGGAATTATGGGCATTCAATGATGAAGCGGTTGTCCGGAGGATCGCCGCATCAAAAATTCCGGTGGTTTCGGCGGTTGGCCATCAGACTGATTATACACTGGCTGATTTCGCCGCCGATGTGCGCGCCGCAACGCCGTCACAGGCGGCTGAACTTGTTGTGCCTGATGCCAGGGAGCTATTCCGGTACGTAGGATCGCTAGGCAGCGCGCTGGAAACCGGTATCCGCAATACCATTCAGAATAAAAGAAACCGTCTGGAGCAGAGCCTGCAGAGCCGGGGCCTTACGCAGCCGCTGACGGCCATTGACGTCAAACGGCAGCTGGTGGATGCCGCAGTGCAGCGACTGGAAGAAGTTTTTACCAAAGGCTTTACCAGTAAACAACACCAGTTTAAGGTTGAGACCCAAAAGCTGGCCATGCTCAATCCCCTGGCGGTACTGGGGCGGGGGTATGGGATTATCCGCAGCCGGCAAGGGCGCATTATTCACAGGGTAACGGAAACAGCACCCGGCCAGCAGCTGGAGGCAGTTTTGCGGGATGGAATAATTCAGGTGGAAGTAGTTGGCGTTAAGGAGGACTTACAATGAAAAAAACGGTTCATGAACAGGCGGAAGTGTCGTTTGAAGAAGCATTAAGTAAATTAGAGCAGATTGTCAAGCATTTAGAAAAAGGAGATGCTTCGCTGGAGGATTTGTTAGCCAAATTTTCCGAAGGCGTAAACTTATCACAGCTATGCCTGGCCAAATTAAATTCAGCCGAGCAAGCGGTAAATACAATATTACAGCAAGAGCAGGGCAAGCTAATTGAGAAGCCTTTGGCGCTGCAGGAGGAAGAATGATGCTGAAAGCCTATTGTAAAGAAAAAGCGGCGCTTATTGACCAAACGCTGGCCGAACTGATGCCGGCCGGGGCTGCAATAGCGCCGGTTGTTATTGAGGCTATGCGCTATAGCCTGTTTGCCGGCGGAAAGCGGCTGCGCCCGGTATTGTTAATGGCGGCGGCCGATGCCGTGGGCGGACGGGGCGATCGTTATCTTAACGTGGCCTGCGGCATTGAAATGATTCATACCTATTCGCTCATCCATGATGATTTGCCGGCCATGGACAATGATGATTACCGGCGCGGCAAACCCACGAATCATAAAGTATATGGCGAAGGCCTGGCTATTTTGGCTGGAGATGCACTGCTTACAGCTGCTTTCGAAATTATGCTGCGGCAGGAGAATGCACCGCCGGAAACAGTGATACGGGTTGTCCATGAAATTGGTTTTGCCGCCGGTCCACACGGTATGGTCGGTGGGCAGGCTATAGATTTGGCTTCGGAGGGTAAAACTATCAATATAGATACCATTGCGTTGATGCATCAGGCGAAAACCGGCGCCTTATTTAAAGCCGCGATCAGAGCAGGCGCAATGCTGGCTAACGCTACAGCCGGACAAGTGGCGGCTCTCACCAAGTATGCCGAGCATTTTGGTCTGGCGTTCCAAATTACGGATGACATCCTGGACGTTGTCGGCAGCCAGGATAAAATTGGCAAGCCGGTTGGCAGCGATGTAAGAAATCAGAAAGCTACCTATGTAAGTATCTATTCGTTGGAGACGGCCCGTCAGATGGCTGAACAGGCTGTTGGACAGGCAATGGAGGCTTTGCGGGAATTTGGCGAGGAAGCCCGGGTACTGAGGGAAATGGTAACCTATTTAATTACACGCGACAGTTGAGGTGGCAAGATGGCAAATGTTTTTGTGGCCCTAGGACAAAATGTGGTGTTTATGTCGGCTGTTACTGCCTGGTTTTTGGCGCAAGTGCTTAAGACCCTGACGTCTTATTGGAAACACGGGGAATTTAATGCCGAACGCCTGGTCGGAGCAGGCGGTATGCCCAGTTCACATACGGCGCTGGTCGTTGGTTTGGCTTCGGCAGTAGGGCTGCATGAGGGTCTGCAATCATCGCTGTTCGGCATTGCTGTTATTCTGGCCGGCATTGTTATGTATGACGCGGCCGGAGTCAGACAGGCCGCCGGCAAGCAGGCCAAGGTCATCAATAAGCTGGTCCGCCAGCTCAGGGTAGAACACACAATCAATGATATCAGGCTGAAAGAACTGCTGGGACATACGCCGCTTGAGGTTATGGCCGGGGCCTTATTGGGTTTTGCAGTGGCTTACGGACTGAATAAATTGATGCTTCTTTCCTGATTTTTTGTTATAATAATTTGGTAATATTTAAGATAGATGCAGTTCTGAAAGAAGGGACTCCGGTTGAATGATTTACTTGATATGATTGACAATCCGCAGCAATTGAAGAAATTGTCGGTTGTGCAGTTGGAAAAGCTCGCTGGAGAAATCCGCGGGCTTCTTGTACATACGGTTGCCAAAACAGGCGGACATCTCGCTCCTAATCTGGGAGTGGTGGAATTAACCATTGCCCTGCACCGGGTGTTTAACAGCCCCAGCGATAAATTTGTCTGGGATGTCGGCCACCAGGCCTATGTGCATAAAATTTTGTCAGGCCGGCGAGAATATTTCAATACTTTGCGGCAAGCGGGCGGTATGAGCGGCTTTCCCAAAATCAGTGAAAGTGTGCATGATGCCTTTGGGACCGGTCATTCCAGCACCTCGATATCGGCGGCGCTGGGGCTGGCTCTGGCCCGTGATATGTCAGGCGGGCGAAACCATGTTGTCGCAATTATCGGCGATGGCTCCCTCACAGGCGGGCAGGCTTATGAAGCCCTGAACCATGCCGGTGATCTTGGTGCCAACCTGATTGTTGTTTTAAATGATAATGAAATGTCCATTGCCAAAAATGTCGGCGCGATGTCCGACTATTTATCCAAGCTGAGGACAGCGCCGACCTATAACCGGGTGAAGCATGATATTGAGTTTTTGCTCAGGCGCATTCCGGCGATCGGCGACAGTGTAGCCAAAACCGTGGAAAGGGTCAAAGACAGCCTGCGCTATTTGCTTGTTCCGGGAATGTTGTTTGAAGAACTGGGCTTTACCTATATCGGACCGATTGACGGACATAATATTGAACTAATCAGCCATATGCTGGAAAAAGCCAAAACTATGCAGGGACCGGTATTAATTCATACTTTGACCCAGAAGGGCCGGGGCTATCAACCGGCTGAGTGCAAGGCCGATAAATTTCATGGTGTTGGACCATTCTGTATAGACTCGGGAGAAGTGATCAAAAACGGCAGCAAGCCGACCTACACGGCGGTCTTCGGTGAAACCCTGATTGATTTGGCCGCAAAAGACGCCGATATTGTGGCAATCACGGCAGCCATGCCTGAGGGTACCGGTTTAAAAAATTTTGCCGGGTTGTATCCGGAGCGGTTTTTTGATGTGGGAATTGCTGAACAGCACGCCGTTACGGTTGCCGCTGGCCTGGCAGTCGCCGGCAAGAAGCCGGTGGTTGCTGTTTACTCTACGTTTGGGCAGCGGGCCTATGACCAGATTTTACATGATGTCTGCCTGCAGAATCTGCCGGTGGTGTTTGCGCTGGACCGGGCGGGAATTGTCGGTGAA is a window encoding:
- a CDS encoding divergent PAP2 family protein; protein product: MANVFVALGQNVVFMSAVTAWFLAQVLKTLTSYWKHGEFNAERLVGAGGMPSSHTALVVGLASAVGLHEGLQSSLFGIAVILAGIVMYDAAGVRQAAGKQAKVINKLVRQLRVEHTINDIRLKELLGHTPLEVMAGALLGFAVAYGLNKLMLLS
- a CDS encoding O-sialoglycoprotein endopeptidase, with amino-acid sequence MMKCFLGIDTSCYTTSLAVLDDTGRLIADKRRLLAVKSGAKGLAQSEMVFQHTRNLPVLFEELSAKMNSPLKPAAIGVSAWPRALPDSYMPAFVAGEGCARVLAAVQGVQLWRLSHQEGHILAGVWSAGGPDTEQFLAVHASGGTTEIVLVTGPDRQAGRITLLGGSNDLQAGQFVDRIGVALQLPFPAGRHLEQLARGYHAAAAPVPVAADGLQVSFSGPASHCLRLLDKGADPPAVAAGVELCIAGTLSQMVIAAMRQTGVLEVLLVGGVMSNLFIRETIVGKLRDFSGQVKVYLPEPAYSPDNAVGAAFFALQQST
- the xseA gene encoding exodeoxyribonuclease VII large subunit, with protein sequence MSIYSVTEITRYIKELFDGSRTLRAVFVRGEISNFKRHYSGHCYFTLKDNGATIRAVMFKSKAQFVKFTPVDGLKVVAGGYITVFERDGQYQLYVEQLLPEGVGELSLAFAQLKDKLADEGLFDENRKQRLPLLPRVVGVITSPAGAALRDIVTVAKRRHAGVRLCLLPVLVQGPEAPRQIVNALNFFNESYPVDVIIAGRGGGSIEELWAFNDEAVVRRIAASKIPVVSAVGHQTDYTLADFAADVRAATPSQAAELVVPDARELFRYVGSLGSALETGIRNTIQNKRNRLEQSLQSRGLTQPLTAIDVKRQLVDAAVQRLEEVFTKGFTSKQHQFKVETQKLAMLNPLAVLGRGYGIIRSRQGRIIHRVTETAPGQQLEAVLRDGIIQVEVVGVKEDLQ
- a CDS encoding polyprenyl synthetase family protein — protein: MLKAYCKEKAALIDQTLAELMPAGAAIAPVVIEAMRYSLFAGGKRLRPVLLMAAADAVGGRGDRYLNVACGIEMIHTYSLIHDDLPAMDNDDYRRGKPTNHKVYGEGLAILAGDALLTAAFEIMLRQENAPPETVIRVVHEIGFAAGPHGMVGGQAIDLASEGKTINIDTIALMHQAKTGALFKAAIRAGAMLANATAGQVAALTKYAEHFGLAFQITDDILDVVGSQDKIGKPVGSDVRNQKATYVSIYSLETARQMAEQAVGQAMEALREFGEEARVLREMVTYLITRDS
- the dxs gene encoding 1-deoxy-D-xylulose-5-phosphate synthase; the encoded protein is MNDLLDMIDNPQQLKKLSVVQLEKLAGEIRGLLVHTVAKTGGHLAPNLGVVELTIALHRVFNSPSDKFVWDVGHQAYVHKILSGRREYFNTLRQAGGMSGFPKISESVHDAFGTGHSSTSISAALGLALARDMSGGRNHVVAIIGDGSLTGGQAYEALNHAGDLGANLIVVLNDNEMSIAKNVGAMSDYLSKLRTAPTYNRVKHDIEFLLRRIPAIGDSVAKTVERVKDSLRYLLVPGMLFEELGFTYIGPIDGHNIELISHMLEKAKTMQGPVLIHTLTQKGRGYQPAECKADKFHGVGPFCIDSGEVIKNGSKPTYTAVFGETLIDLAAKDADIVAITAAMPEGTGLKNFAGLYPERFFDVGIAEQHAVTVAAGLAVAGKKPVVAVYSTFGQRAYDQILHDVCLQNLPVVFALDRAGIVGEDGPTHHGVFDFSYLRHIPNLVLMAPKDENELRHMLHTALELNCPAVIRYPRGSGLGVPLDEELTVFHPGQAEQLQHGRDLVFLAVGPMVEQCRAAAGILAATGIQAGVVNARFIKPLDERLFSSLARETGVFVTVEDNVLAGGFGSAVLEYLNLQNCHWLKLLRLGLPDQFIEHGAREQLLSRYGLDGDGIARQSLLFLKQCGVR
- the xseB gene encoding exodeoxyribonuclease VII small subunit, translating into MKKTVHEQAEVSFEEALSKLEQIVKHLEKGDASLEDLLAKFSEGVNLSQLCLAKLNSAEQAVNTILQQEQGKLIEKPLALQEEE